The genomic interval TGTGAACTCGGGGTTATGGGTCTGATCAATGCCCTCGTTTCGGAACTGTCGGCCAATCTCGTAGACTCGCTCCATACCTCCAACCACAAGCTGCTTCAGGTACAGCTCGGGGGCGATTCGCATGTACATGTCGAGGTTGAGGTCGTTGTGGTGGGTGACGAAAGGCTTGGCGGTGGCTCCTCCGGCAATGATGTTCATCATGGGGGTCTCGACCTCAATGAAGTCCTTGTTGTCCAGGAACTTTCGGATGTACTGGATGATCTTGGATCGCACAATGAATCGCTCTCGGGTGGAGTCGTTCATGATCAGATCAAGGTATCGCTGTCGGAATCGGGTCTCAACGTCCTTAAAGCCAGACTGGTGGGTAGGCAGCATATGCAGAGAGGGGGTCAGCAGCACGAGCTCCTTGCAAAAGACGGAAAGCTCACCCTCACCacccttcttgggctcggTTCGGCCGGGGTAACCTCGGATACCAATGacatctcctcgtcggatCAGATCATGGATACCCCAGTCACCCTCATTGTCCTGGCCCTGGGCCATGATCTGCACGGTCTTGCCCTCCTGGTGGAGAACGTAGAATCGCAGCTTagagccagcagctcgCAGGGTGTGCACTCGGCCAGCAACAGAaacctcctcgtccttcttgatctctCCTCGAGCAAGACCCTTGTActtctccacaaactcgtccaCCTTGGTAGTGACGTTGAACTTGTGGGGGTAAGGGTTGGGAGTCTTGGACTGTCGCAGAGCATCAATCTGTCGAGATCGGATCTCAAAGTACTGGTTGGGggtcagctcctcctcgttggggcccttctccttcttctcggtctTGGGCTGGGCggcagccttctcggccttctttCGGGCCAGATCTCGAAGCTTCTGTCGCTTCTTGAGTTCGGACTTGGAGACCTGCTCGCCggtctcctcgtcgagaTAGGtcttggccagagcctCGGTAGTTTCCTTAATATCAGAcatggtgtggtggtggaaggagaGAATCGATGAAACTTTTCACCAAGTCTAAATTTCGAGATAACAGACGGTAGGGTAAGTGGGTTGGGAAACATTTATATACAGCGTGCACATCACAGTGAAAAGAGTGTGACTCATTGAGGTTAGGGCTGGACACGATGACTCGCCATATACTCCGTGTCTTTGGTCTATAGGAGGAATGTTGAAATCCCGATCGAATGAAGTTCAAGTAGGTTGTATCGCCTGTATATTTGTGAAGCGCTTccttcaagtacaagtaaagATGTTCCTATTGTTGGACTCCTTTGTTTTTCCTCCCAATTCAATACTGTGAGCCGTGACTATTCAGGTtagagtacttgtatttcTAGTTGGGACTTTAAGTAGATGTGACGACAAGAAAGGAACAACATAGAGAgagctgttggagatgtctgGTGTCATTCTGGGGGCGATACAACATGAGAAGGCTGTTTTATGGTGTCTTTTATTGGTTctttattatttatttttgttgTTAAATCTCATTTAACCTGTTTTTGGTACGTTATTGATACCGATCTTGACCATTTGACCATCCGAGTGTACTTGACTTTAATTATAGCGTAATAGACTTTAGTTAGAGCGTACTTGACTTTAATTAGTTAGAGTAACAGACTTAGTTAATCCAGCTTTGCAACAATCATCACAGACGGAGTATGTTAGTCAGCAAGAGTACAAGAGTACAGGCATTAGCACAGGGTAATCTGCGAGACCAAATTTTGTCACCTGACTTCATGGCTTCAGACCAAGCGTTGGTTTATCCATGGATTTATGTTGACTGATTGTATGCACGCGAAATTTCAATTAACAAACTCAATTCGCGTTctccacacaacaccaaggCAGATCAGCCAACCAAGTACACCATGAATGATGGAACCAAAAGTCTAGTTGACGAACAGTTTGTGCGGGCGCTCGCAAAGGTTCTTCCCAAGCTGCCCGGTGACTTTGTCTTCCACCACTACCATACTAAGAAGCGTCAGTGCAAGCGGTCTCTCATTTTCCAGGACGATGTTCTCGATGGCTTTGACGAGGGAGATGATGCGGAGGAGGCGAAGGCAGCCGATGAGTCAGCTGATAAGCCTACTGGGTCCACTGAATCCGATGAACTCGAGAAGCTACCTGAAGCAAAGAGAGAATCTGTTTCTGACTCTGGGACAActgaggccaaggacaacGAACAGAAGCCTGTGACTGGAGTGAAGGAGGCTggagtggaggaggatggagtggaggaggatggaGTGAAGAAGGTATCCGAATCGGATTTCAAAGGAGCTGGCTCTTTGGATGGGGACAAGACCGCTTCTAAGTATACAGACGCCGCCGAATCCAAAACCATCAAAACTGTCCCCCCAGAGATCTTGGAACGACGAAAGAAACATACTGTGATCACCCACATGTTTGTCTTGTCGTACGAAAATACCATTCTCTTCGCGCTCGAAATCTACACCTTTTACGATCCCACAGGAGTCACTCTGTTTGTTTCAAAGGCAGACTCCACTGGCCAGTCTCCCCTGGTTGACGGCGAGTCTGTCCGAGTGTCGATGAAAGACGTTTCCAGAGCCATCATCGATGTGCTTCTCAAGCATCATCCCGGCCAGCGGGTCCGTATCTGTCTTTTTGCCCGACCCGAAAAGCAATACCTTTTCCCTTTCTCGGCTGACTACCCCAAAAAGCATTTCCTCAGCGGCCCTCAGCTCACAAAGTGGTGGATAGCCTGTCTGGACGGTCTCCTCGATGACTTTGAGAACCCCACTGCCACTCTGCGAATCCCCGGCGCAGAAAACCGAACAATTCAGAGCTTCCTCGAGGGCCTTCCTAGATGGACCATGGGCGACATCTTCAAGTACCAGAAGCCCGAGGTCGGAGAAGTGCCTGAATCTGACGCCAAACTCGCCATCTACCAACTCCCCCGGTTCCCTGATGACCCCAAATCTCGATTCCTCGACTTTCTCGCGTCTGAAGGACGAACTACAACCTGCAGCATTGAAATGTTCTGGGAAGAGATCCAGGGCCGCCAGGAGTTCAATGCCGGAATAATGGTCGGTCTAATGGGCGTTGACGGCGTTGTGAAGGGCGAAACACAGCCTGAAACCGAACCTGCATCTTCTCTGTCGTACAAGGAGTTCAAAAACGTGCGAGAAATCATCACCGAGTCGGATTACACAACTACCGAACTCGTCATTGACGCCAACAGAGAACTAACTGAGGATGGACCAGCGCAGAGCCGTGTGGGCTTCAAGGGACAGCTGGaacgagctgctccagTAGCGTCGGAGCTCAAGCGAGCCCCCGTCGTCAACACTCTCGACATGAACCTGGTtagaaagaagaagaagactaACTAACAGAATAAATATTACATTCAGAGCAGCTATAGTTCTAACGTCAAAATCTCCACTAATGGATCCTGTCAAAAATATAACGGGCCAAATTCCTACCTTCACTGCCGTCTCCAGCAACGTTCATCTCAGCAACCTTGCCAAGAAACAGCATCCGTTGAAGCTCCAGTTTCCACTTGTTCATCTCAATGTAGTCTCCCAACTCTAGAGCTTCCGCCTGACGACCAGTTATAGCGGAGAGAAGCCGCCCGGCGTGCTTGCGGTTCTTGTCTTCTAATGGGAGGTGGCCACGCTTAAAATCAACAAGAGAAACACCAATATATGATATCGAGGACCCCAGCCCCTGCAATGAAGGAGCCCTGACAAACGAGCGGTATCGGTAAGTTGCGGCAATGTGGATTCCATGAGGGTCAGCGTCGACACATATGAATAGAGGCAGCATCTCGTCAAAAAGACGCACAAAGTCctgggtcatgtgatcgGGGTATCCTTTGCCAGTTATCAAGAGGGTATCTTTGGGTATGTAGGCACACAGGGTTGTGAAAACCGCCTCTTTCTCAACGATCAAAATACAATTTACTTGAGGAGCCAGTTGGATATCGCTGATGTTTGTGGTGTAGGGTATCAATGTGGTGGTATGTGTAGGTATTGTCACTGGAGCTCTGTAGTCGTCCTTGTACGAAATTGTCAACGCTGAATCGCATGCCGAATAAATGAGTCCCTTTTGAGCTGCCACCACATTGAGAGAGTCACGAGGTACTTGCAAAAAATCATTAGTTATTCTAGCAATGCAGCTATCCACGACTCCCTGGGTTTTGAACAGATTCACGGCGTCGTAGTAGATATCTCTTTTTGTGGTGATTTTGTCCTTGTCCAAACAACTCTTGATGATTTGCAACAGTCTCAGGTAGATTGAGAACCGGTTGACCGAGTTACCACAGAGTGTGGTCAGAGGTATCCCTTTGGAAGCATGGGTTTCGAAAATGGAGGCAGAGGAGATGTCTTCGTGAAACTGCTTCTTCAGTCGCGAGATTGTTTTGTTGATGATAGCTTTTGTGTCGTCTTGGTCCATTGTGGCGTGTGGGTGATGTGAACAAgtttggtggtgttggagacatggaggagtacgagttACTTGAGATTATGTTTAGAAGGACATTGAAAAATGTCTTTAACCGATCAAGATAATCTtgcaagaaaaagaaaccgTGTagctcaaaaaaaaaaaaaaaaaaaaaaaaaaaaaaaccttGTGAAACGCACCAATCACAAATATGAACGCTCCCGACCCATTTGTACCCTCCATCAACTCCACTTGGTGTTGCCCAAGTTTGATCCGTTGGTCGTTTGACTCGTTCTTCACGATATTGCCAAGTCAAGTGACACAACTTGTAGTATAACgcaactacagtatgtactgcactTCAAGTATATAAGTATataagtacatactgtacataccataCAGGAACTTTTGAATGGAACTGGAACGGTcagttgtacaagtacaggaCTTATATTGCaccaggtacttgtacaatataagtacaagtaaattGCAATTGACGTCCCTCACGTCACTCTCACAATTGTTTCGTCTTGTGGGGGCTAATCGGCACCCCCATAAACAGGGAGGTTCTATGATCGACAGCGCAGATAAAAAACATACAAAGTCAACCCGAAAAGTGAAGTCGGAACTCAAAAAATTGGAGGTGATCATaacgtacaagtacaataccaagtacaagtacacgtACACATACTCCAGAAAGCTGAGGGAGTAAAAATCAATTAACCGATGGATATCCCACTTATATATTTGACCTCGGCTAATGTGCCTCTATACAGCAACAATATGCATGTCTACCATCGGATCCATCGGATCGAACCATTAAAAGATTTAGACTCACCCCACATTCTGCAGCCCTTCTGAACATTAGCGCAGGCTTCCCGTACTCGAACTtccacttgtacatacacgCCATGCTACACACTATCAAGGGTCTTCGACAAGTGCGGGGAGCTCGGGGCTTCTCCGTGAGCTCGAGAGCGCTTCTTCAGCTCAAAAATGTGACCAAGACAGGTCTTGAAATTGAACTGGAACCCGGATCGACCCCCGTTCACTACTCCAACTTTTTCCTCAGAGATGccgcctcctccacaaacgCCATTGATCCCTCGACTTCGCAGCGGTACTTTTCTTCCGgcgagctggccaaggacatCCATCCCGAGAAAATCCATGtgggcaagaaggagggcCAAGCCGACTCTGCCGTGTACTCCACTCAGGACACCAAAATATGCCAGCATGATACGGACATTGACGGCCTGAAAATCGAGTGGTCCGACGGCTTCCAGGAGTACTACACGGCACACTTTCTCAAGCAGTATGCGTCGCCCGAGGCTTCTCGAAAACGACGACATTTGGCCCAGCCTATTGAACTGTGGGAGAGAAAGGAGATTACTGAGGCGCTGGACAAAAACCAAATCCAGACCACGTGGAAGGAATACCAGACCACCGAGGGTATGCATAAAATCGTCAAGGCTCTGCACGACTACGGTCTGGCGTTCGTGACGGGTCTACCTGACCAGAAGACAACGGTGGTTGATGCTGAAGACAAGGATGTGGGTACTGTCACAGCAGAACCCATTCTCGTGGAAGAGGTCGGAAAGAAGATTGGATACATCAAGGAAACCTTCTATGGCCGATCATGGGACACCCGATCTGTCCCCAACCCCAAAAACGTGGCCTACACTTCGCAGTACTTGCCTCTGCACATGGACCTGCTCTACTACGAGTCTCCTCCTGGCATTCAGCTGCTCCACGTCATCAAAAACCAGGCTGTCGGAGGCGAGTCCATATTCACAGACTCGTTTGCATCTGCTAAATACGTCTGGGAAAAGAACCCTGCCGCCTACAGAGCTCTGTGTGAGATTCCTTTGACATTCCATTACATCAACGACGGCCAGCATTACCACAACACCGTGCCCATGATTGTCGAACACCAGCAGACAGACAAGAGCAAGTGGACCAACCCCAAAGCCATCAACTACGCTCCTCCTTTCCAGGGCCCCTTTGACGCAGTTGAGCTAGTTGAGGGAGGTGAGAAGTGCGAGCTGTTCAGAGAAGGTCTCAGACTGTTTGAAGAGCACCTTACCAGCGCTGAAAATGAGCTGCGAACAAAGATGGAAGAGAACTCCTGTGTGCTTTTCCTAAACCGTCGAGTTCTTCATTCTCGAACCGAGTTTGATGCACAGTCTGGCGTCAGATGGCTCAAAGGAACTTATCTGGACATCGATGCCTTCTACTCCAAACTGAGAGTTCTATCAAACGATTCCTAAACCGACTCACTACGCTATAGTCTCTCAAACGTATATATACACTAAATATTTTCTATGCTAACGGGGTATGGTCGTCTTAGATCACCTCGCCAATAATCTTGGAAGCCTCCTTGTAAGTCTTGAGCAGAGTCTCGCACTTTTCTCGCTCCTGGGCCAGGTTTTCGTCCTCAAACAGAAGGGCATCAAacagagcctccttgtACAACTCGCTGACCAGTCGGTTCTGAACGCTCTCCTTACTGAAGTTGACCAGCAGATGCATGACCGCCTTGGGGACCTGGTCCTGGATGGACTCTCGCACAATGTTGAAGTACGACACAATCAGTCGTCGTATCAACTCAGTCTCGAGCTTCTCTCGGTCGGACAGCTGCTCGCCTTCCTCGAGATCCATGTCGTCAAATGCAGAAGCCATGGTGTCCATGGGGTCCGAAATGTGCTTCTTGTCGTGGGGACCCTTCTGGGAGCCTCCGGAGGACGAGAAACCATTGGGGAACTGACCCTTCACGCCAGCAGCACCGGGGGGAGGCATGACAGGGTTGCCATCGGCGTCCTTGCCAAAGAAGTAGTTGAGGAATGTGTCCTTGGGCTCTCCGGAGGCGTTAGTGGCGGTGGAAGGGGTTCGGTGATGATGGGCCTCTCGCTGGTAGTCCTTACCACCCTCGGTAGAACCAGGTCGAGAAGACGTGGAGTCGTCGTCAGGACCATTCTCGATGGCCTGAGGGGTATCCTTGCCGTTGGGAGGGAGCATATCCATGTGCTTTCGTCGCATATCCTTCTGCCGGCTGGcgttttctttttgcttcttctcctccaccacggTAGCCATAGCGTCGGCAGCGCCAATGAAGTTGGGAtggttggtgttgatgtATGCTCGCTGGATAGCGATCAGAGACTCCACGTACGAGGCGGTAGGGCCAAGTCGCTCCCGCAGCAGGTCGGAGACACActcaatgagcttggcCTGAAGTTTAGGAAACCGAGAGAGCTCGGGAGATCCGCAGTTGTGGCAGATCTTCATGAGCTCCTCGTACACAAGCTCGACGCATCGCTGGGAGGGcggctccagcagcttgatctGAGGCTTCACAAGCATATCAAAGGCGAGCTCCGGAACAAAGAGCGAGGGTCGGGGACCGGTGGAGTTTCGAATGGCGGTTCGAATGTCGTTGATGGACAGGTTGGCGGTGGGGCTTATCGAAGACAGCGCTGTACCAAACACATCATTGTAAATGTAGTAGATTCGAGCGCCTCCGCACAGCTCCTTGGTAGAGACGGCGGCGGTACCCTCGATGGAGGTGACGAACTTGGAGGCAAACTTGGTCATGAGCTGCAGAATAAGAGTGCCCTTGGACTCGCCAGAGTTGAGGTATGACACGCCGTAGCTGGACAGTTCCTGCTCGGTCTGGCCCATAAGGGTAttgagcttggccttgatgtCGGGCAGCTTCTCCCGAATGTGGTTCATGAGAGTCTGGTTCAGAGACTTGGCGAGAAACTGGGTACCGCACTTATGGGAGATGTTTCTGTACACGGGGTGGTTCTGGAAGAACTCCCTCTCGGCCTCCAGCGAGTCGGACAGGGGCTTGTTGGCGTGGATATCCTGCTGAGATCGATTGATCACACCAATGAAGCCCAGCTTGAGAGGGTATACCCGGCCAGACAGGATATCCATGGCGTTAGTACCCTGGTCCATTAGATCCAGCTTGGTGAGAATACCAATGGTTCGCTTGCCGTGGGGATCGACCTGTCGGGCGAGCTTAAGTGACTCGGAGTTGACAATGTCCACGTTGGCAGGGGAGACAGCCaagatgatggagttggGCTTGGCAATGTACTCGCAGATGAGGTGACGGGTCTGTCGCTCAATGTCGGTGGGCTGATCGCCAATAGGGATCTTGGTGAGACCGGGCAGATCAACCAGCGTCAGGTTGAGCACGTGGGGTGAGAAGATTTTGAGGTTGATAGGGATTCGGTTGATGCCCTTGTTGTTTCCGGCAATTCGCACCGTCTCattctcaatctcctttCGAATCTCCTCAAAGTCGTAGAACTGTCGTCCGGGAATGTGCAAAAACTCTCCCCATTCGACCGAGTTGGACTTGGGGGTTCGAGTGTGCACCTCGCCACTGGATCCAGGACGGTCCTTCTCTTCAGAGGGCAGGTTGACGAGCTGCAGCACGAGAGGTCGTCGGGTGACGATGCCAGTACCTCGGGGCAGAAAGTCTCGACCCACAATGTTTTCCAGCACCGACGACTTACCACACGACTGGGAGCCGACCACCACGACCTGGGGCAAGTCGAGTGTGTCGGAGCCAATGGTGTTGAACACGAGGTCCTGCAGTTTGTTGACCAGGGGGATCAGGTCTTCTAGGGATGCCGACATCTGGGTTAGTGGTGTTTCTGGATGTGTCGTGGTTCACATGTCTAAACGTATCCGACTTGAAGTATCCAAAATCCAACATGGCCATGTATCCAACTCAGTGATAAGTTGCGTGTAGTTGACGGGGATGACACTCCTGCTGACGTGTCGAGAATCACCTCAAAGCCACCATCGGGACACCACCAGCATCAACATCATTGCGCCACTGTGATGATCCACCATGTGAAGAAGACGGATAACGAAGCCACAGCCAGCAATAGGAGGCCCAAAGTGCGCTTCCATTGGATTCCCGGCCATTGGGCGTGTGTGCGACCTTTGGCCAGGCGCATCCAAGCTCGTTTTACTCACCTTGATGTGTATCGATGATTTCTCAGAGAAGACAAATATGCAAATGCAAATAGCAACACAGGCAAACTGCCAATTTGGCTTTGGCTTTTTTTCGTAaccaccacacacagcAGTCTTCAGAAGTTTAAAGGTGCCGATGGGAGGGGGATATCTAGTGTCTAGAGCACGTGATTCGGGGCCGATTGGATCTGCGAATACTCCAGTCGATTCATGAGACGCTTGGGAACTCGACTgtcgtctttttttgtctcaGAAACCGCTCCAATCCACCCGAAAACTGCGCTTTCCTAAATCATAAAGATCTGCATTGAAACAATAGCTTTCTACTGTTGTCAAGGCAACCCTcgccaccaccttcttgtCTATGTTTGGCTTGGGAAAATGGGACATTGAGTGCGTATAACTGGTATATAAAGGTCGGTATGCCCACCCCGTGGGAgcaccatctccacagtGCGCGACCTGTTCTTCATCGCAGTGCACCCCTTGCACCGCTCTCATTGGTTGATTGGCATCGCCACCGACCGGAATTATGCGGGCTACTGTAAACGCGTCTCTACAAGTGCCAGAAGTGCAGGAACGGGATACAGGAATGAGTGAGTACCAGTACTTAGCGGGTCGGTTGTGCCGTTACCAGAGTAAATCGCGTGAGCGAGAAagttgatggtgttgaacaGGGACACTGTGATACATGGGCCCT from Yarrowia lipolytica chromosome 1F, complete sequence carries:
- a CDS encoding uncharacterized protein (Compare to YALI0F16291g, highly similar to uniprot|P15180 Saccharomyces cerevisiae YDR037w KRS1 lysyl-tRNA synthetase cytosolic), which codes for MSDIKETTEALAKTYLDEETGEQVSKSELKKRQKLRDLARKKAEKAAAQPKTEKKEKGPNEEELTPNQYFEIRSRQIDALRQSKTPNPYPHKFNVTTKVDEFVEKYKGLARGEIKKDEEVSVAGRVHTLRAAGSKLRFYVLHQEGKTVQIMAQGQDNEGDWGIHDLIRRGDVIGIRGYPGRTEPKKGGEGELSVFCKELVLLTPSLHMLPTHQSGFKDVETRFRQRYLDLIMNDSTRERFIVRSKIIQYIRKFLDNKDFIEVETPMMNIIAGGATAKPFVTHHNDLNLDMYMRIAPELYLKQLVVGGMERVYEIGRQFRNEGIDQTHNPEFTTCEFYEAYADVYDLMETTELLFSEMVKEITGGYKIEYQPQGPEGETLTIDFSRPWKRLDIIGTLEEKLGVKFPPGDQLHTAETNQFLQEQLKKVGLVCTPPLTNARMLDKLIGDYLEDTCINPTFLYGHPEMMSPLAKYSRDRPGICERFEVFVATKEICNAYTELNDPFDQRQRFEEQARQKDAGDDEAQLVDETFCTALEYGLPPTAGWGCGVDRLTMFLTNSNTIKEVLLFPAMKPEQTSDKKEQQE
- a CDS encoding uncharacterized protein (Compare to YALI0F16313g, some similarities with uniprot|Q07794 Saccharomyces cerevisiae Chromosome XII reading frame ORF YLL002W REM50 drug resistance, similar to Saccharomyces cerevisiae RTT109 (YLL002W); ancestral locus Anc_5.217) translates to MNDGTKSLVDEQFVRALAKVLPKLPGDFVFHHYHTKKRQCKRSLIFQDDVLDGFDEGDDAEEAKAADESADKPTGSTESDELEKLPEAKRESVSDSGTTEAKDNEQKPVTGVKEAGVEEDGVEEDGVKKVSESDFKGAGSLDGDKTASKYTDAAESKTIKTVPPEILERRKKHTVITHMFVLSYENTILFALEIYTFYDPTGVTLFVSKADSTGQSPLVDGESVRVSMKDVSRAIIDVLLKHHPGQRVRICLFARPEKQYLFPFSADYPKKHFLSGPQLTKWWIACLDGLLDDFENPTATLRIPGAENRTIQSFLEGLPRWTMGDIFKYQKPEVGEVPESDAKLAIYQLPRFPDDPKSRFLDFLASEGRTTTCSIEMFWEEIQGRQEFNAGIMVGLMGVDGVVKGETQPETEPASSLSYKEFKNVREIITESDYTTTELVIDANRELTEDGPAQSRVGFKGQLERAAPVASELKRAPVVNTLDMNLVRKKKKTN
- a CDS encoding uncharacterized protein (Compare to YALI0F16335g, some similarities with uniprot|P23179 Saccharomyces cerevisiae YHL022c SPO11 catalytic subunit of the meiotic double strand break transesterase, similar to Saccharomyces cerevisiae SPO11 (YHL022C); ancestral locus Anc_7.109) — its product is MDQDDTKAIINKTISRLKKQFHEDISSASIFETHASKGIPLTTLCGNSVNRFSIYLRLLQIIKSCLDKDKITTKRDIYYDAVNLFKTQGVVDSCIARITNDFLQVPRDSLNVVAAQKGLIYSACDSALTISYKDDYRAPVTIPTHTTTLIPYTTNISDIQLAPQVNCILIVEKEAVFTTLCAYIPKDTLLITGKGYPDHMTQDFVRLFDEMLPLFICVDADPHGIHIAATYRYRSFVRAPSLQGLGSSISYIGVSLVDFKRGHLPLEDKNRKHAGRLLSAITGRQAEALELGDYIEMNKWKLELQRMLFLGKVAEMNVAGDGSEGRNLARYIFDRIH
- a CDS encoding uncharacterized protein (Compare to YALI0F16357g, similar to Saccharomyces cerevisiae YHL021C; ancestral locus Anc_7.110, weakly similar to DEHA0C03839g Debaryomyces hansenii): MLHTIKGLRQVRGARGFSVSSRALLQLKNVTKTGLEIELEPGSTPVHYSNFFLRDAASSTNAIDPSTSQRYFSSGELAKDIHPEKIHVGKKEGQADSAVYSTQDTKICQHDTDIDGLKIEWSDGFQEYYTAHFLKQYASPEASRKRRHLAQPIELWERKEITEALDKNQIQTTWKEYQTTEGMHKIVKALHDYGLAFVTGLPDQKTTVVDAEDKDVGTVTAEPILVEEVGKKIGYIKETFYGRSWDTRSVPNPKNVAYTSQYLPLHMDLLYYESPPGIQLLHVIKNQAVGGESIFTDSFASAKYVWEKNPAAYRALCEIPLTFHYINDGQHYHNTVPMIVEHQQTDKSKWTNPKAINYAPPFQGPFDAVELVEGGEKCELFREGLRLFEEHLTSAENELRTKMEENSCVLFLNRRVLHSRTEFDAQSGVRWLKGTYLDIDAFYSKLRVLSNDS
- a CDS encoding uncharacterized protein (Compare to YALI0F16379g, similar to uniprot|P54861 Saccharomyces cerevisiae YLL001w DNM1 dynamin-related protein) — protein: MSASLEDLIPLVNKLQDLVFNTIGSDTLDLPQVVVVGSQSCGKSSVLENIVGRDFLPRGTGIVTRRPLVLQLVNLPSEEKDRPGSSGEVHTRTPKSNSVEWGEFLHIPGRQFYDFEEIRKEIENETVRIAGNNKGINRIPINLKIFSPHVLNLTLVDLPGLTKIPIGDQPTDIERQTRHLICEYIAKPNSIILAVSPANVDIVNSESLKLARQVDPHGKRTIGILTKLDLMDQGTNAMDILSGRVYPLKLGFIGVINRSQQDIHANKPLSDSLEAEREFFQNHPVYRNISHKCGTQFLAKSLNQTLMNHIREKLPDIKAKLNTLMGQTEQELSSYGVSYLNSGESKGTLILQLMTKFASKFVTSIEGTAAVSTKELCGGARIYYIYNDVFGTALSSISPTANLSINDIRTAIRNSTGPRPSLFVPELAFDMLVKPQIKLLEPPSQRCVELVYEELMKICHNCGSPELSRFPKLQAKLIECVSDLLRERLGPTASYVESLIAIQRAYINTNHPNFIGAADAMATVVEEKKQKENASRQKDMRRKHMDMLPPNGKDTPQAIENGPDDDSTSSRPGSTEGGKDYQREAHHHRTPSTATNASGEPKDTFLNYFFGKDADGNPVMPPPGAAGVKGQFPNGFSSSGGSQKGPHDKKHISDPMDTMASAFDDMDLEEGEQLSDREKLETELIRRLIVSYFNIVRESIQDQVPKAVMHLLVNFSKESVQNRLVSELYKEALFDALLFEDENLAQEREKCETLLKTYKEASKIIGEVI